One region of Metallosphaera sedula DSM 5348 genomic DNA includes:
- the rpsJ gene encoding 30S ribosomal protein S10 → MPNKARIRLWSTNVNNLNYVVNQIKGIVDKTGVSMRGPIPLPTRRMEVPVMRLPHGEGRKKWEKWEMSLHKRIIDISADERVMRQLMRVKVPEDVYIEIQLI, encoded by the coding sequence ATGCCAAATAAAGCTAGAATACGACTGTGGAGCACCAACGTTAACAACCTTAATTATGTTGTAAATCAGATAAAGGGTATAGTGGATAAGACAGGCGTCAGTATGAGAGGGCCTATACCACTTCCCACGAGGAGAATGGAAGTACCTGTGATGAGGTTGCCGCATGGCGAGGGAAGGAAGAAGTGGGAGAAGTGGGAAATGTCCCTCCACAAGAGGATAATTGATATTTCTGCTGATGAAAGGGTAATGCGCCAGCTAATGAGAGTAAAGGTTCCAGAGGACGTGTATATAGAGATTCAACTTATTTAG
- the rpoA1 gene encoding DNA-directed RNA polymerase subunit A', with the protein MSERYQVNEKIIKGVRFGILSPDEIRKMSVTAIITADVYDEDGTPIEGSVMDSRLGIIEPGQKCPICGNVIGNCPGHFGHIELVRPVIHVGFVKHVYDLLRSTCRRCGRVKISENDIEKYRKIYDAIKKRWPSAAKRLIDHVKKTSMKAAVCPHCSEKQLKIKLEKPYNFYEERKEGVMRLTPSDIRERLERIPDSDVELLGYDPTTSRPEWIILTVLPVPPITIRPSIMIESGIRAEDDLTHKLVDIVRINERLKESIDAGAPQLIVEDLWDLLQYHVATYFDNEIPGLPTSKHRSGRPLRTLAQRLKGKEGRFRGNLSGKRVDFSARTVISPDPNISIDEVGVPYDVAQILTVPEKVTKWNIERMRQYVINGPDKWPGANYVVRPDGRRIDLRYVKDRKELAATLAPNFIVERHLVDGDIVIFNRQPSLHRISMMGHKVRVLPGRTFRLNLLVCPPYNADFDGDEMNLHVPQSEEAIAETKELMTVHRNILTPRYGGPIIGSAQDYISGAYLLTVKTTLLTEDEVQTILGVANINKNLEEPAILAPKRLYTGKQIVSHFLPEDFNFHGPANISSGVRSCKDEDCPHDSYVVIKKGKLLEGVFDKKALGNQQAESILHWLVREYDEDYVLWLMDNLFKVFLRYIELHGLTMTLSDVTIPEEATKKIAERAQEARKKVNELIESYEKGQLEVIPGRTLEESLESYILDALDKLRNEAGEIATTYLDPFNNAYIMARTGARGSVLNITQMAAMLGQQSVRGERIKRGYATRTLPHFKPGDITPEARGFIYSSFRSGLNPIETFFHAAGGREGLVDTAVRTSQSGYMQRRLINALSDLRVEYDGTVRTLYGEMIQTLYGGDGVHPMQSAHGKTIDVDRVLERVVGWKR; encoded by the coding sequence ATGAGTGAGAGGTATCAAGTTAACGAGAAGATAATAAAGGGAGTTAGATTCGGGATACTCTCCCCCGATGAAATAAGGAAGATGTCAGTTACTGCCATAATAACCGCTGATGTGTATGACGAAGATGGGACGCCCATAGAAGGAAGCGTAATGGATTCAAGACTCGGGATAATAGAGCCTGGTCAGAAGTGTCCAATCTGTGGAAATGTTATAGGCAACTGTCCTGGACACTTTGGACACATTGAATTAGTAAGGCCCGTTATACATGTTGGATTCGTTAAGCATGTCTATGATCTATTAAGATCCACATGTAGGAGATGTGGTAGGGTAAAGATCAGCGAGAATGATATAGAGAAATACAGGAAGATTTATGACGCGATAAAGAAGAGGTGGCCCTCAGCGGCTAAAAGACTCATTGATCACGTGAAAAAAACGTCTATGAAGGCAGCTGTATGTCCGCATTGCTCAGAGAAACAACTGAAAATCAAACTGGAGAAGCCCTACAACTTTTACGAGGAGAGAAAGGAGGGTGTAATGAGGCTCACTCCCTCCGATATCAGGGAAAGATTAGAAAGAATACCTGATTCTGATGTGGAGCTTCTAGGTTATGATCCAACCACTAGCAGACCCGAGTGGATAATTCTTACCGTACTACCTGTACCTCCTATTACCATCAGGCCCTCAATAATGATAGAGAGCGGGATAAGGGCAGAGGACGATCTAACTCACAAGCTCGTGGACATAGTTAGAATAAATGAGAGACTAAAGGAGAGCATAGATGCAGGTGCCCCTCAGTTAATTGTGGAAGATCTTTGGGATCTCCTGCAGTATCATGTGGCTACCTATTTCGATAATGAGATACCAGGCCTGCCCACATCTAAGCATAGATCGGGTAGACCGCTTAGAACTCTGGCACAAAGACTCAAGGGTAAAGAGGGAAGATTTAGAGGTAACCTTTCAGGAAAGAGGGTTGATTTTTCAGCCAGAACCGTAATATCGCCTGATCCAAATATCAGTATAGATGAGGTTGGAGTTCCATACGACGTCGCACAAATTCTCACTGTACCAGAGAAGGTAACTAAATGGAACATAGAGAGAATGAGACAATACGTTATAAACGGTCCAGATAAGTGGCCCGGTGCCAATTATGTGGTTAGGCCTGATGGAAGGAGAATAGACCTTAGATATGTTAAGGACAGAAAGGAGCTGGCTGCAACCCTAGCTCCTAACTTTATAGTGGAAAGGCATTTGGTTGACGGAGATATAGTAATTTTCAACAGACAACCATCGCTTCATAGAATATCCATGATGGGTCATAAGGTGAGAGTTCTCCCAGGGAGAACCTTTAGGCTTAACCTTTTGGTGTGTCCACCGTATAACGCTGATTTTGATGGCGATGAGATGAACCTCCATGTTCCTCAGTCAGAGGAGGCAATAGCGGAGACCAAGGAATTGATGACAGTTCATCGCAATATATTAACCCCTAGATACGGAGGCCCCATTATAGGTTCAGCCCAGGATTATATTAGTGGCGCATATCTGCTCACCGTCAAAACGACTCTACTCACAGAAGATGAAGTTCAGACGATACTGGGGGTAGCTAACATTAACAAGAATTTAGAGGAACCAGCGATCCTGGCCCCTAAAAGGCTCTACACGGGGAAGCAGATAGTCAGTCACTTCCTTCCTGAAGATTTTAACTTCCACGGTCCTGCAAACATATCGAGCGGTGTAAGGTCATGCAAGGATGAGGACTGCCCTCATGACTCTTACGTGGTGATCAAGAAGGGGAAACTCCTGGAGGGAGTGTTTGACAAGAAAGCGCTAGGAAACCAGCAGGCTGAGAGTATACTCCACTGGCTCGTCAGAGAATATGATGAGGATTATGTTCTCTGGTTAATGGACAATCTGTTTAAGGTATTCCTTAGGTACATCGAGCTCCACGGTCTAACCATGACACTCTCTGATGTAACTATTCCGGAGGAAGCCACAAAGAAAATCGCGGAAAGGGCACAGGAGGCGAGGAAAAAGGTTAACGAGCTCATTGAAAGTTATGAAAAAGGCCAACTCGAGGTCATCCCTGGTAGAACGTTAGAAGAAAGTTTGGAAAGTTACATCCTTGATGCGCTAGACAAGCTAAGAAATGAAGCTGGAGAGATAGCCACGACTTATCTGGATCCATTTAATAATGCCTATATCATGGCAAGAACTGGAGCAAGGGGAAGCGTACTCAATATCACTCAAATGGCAGCCATGCTAGGTCAACAATCAGTCAGAGGAGAGAGAATAAAACGTGGGTATGCCACTAGGACGCTCCCTCACTTTAAGCCTGGGGATATAACGCCAGAGGCTAGGGGATTCATTTACTCGTCCTTCAGAAGCGGATTAAATCCAATCGAGACCTTCTTCCACGCTGCAGGTGGTAGAGAGGGTCTAGTGGACACCGCTGTGAGGACGTCTCAGAGCGGTTACATGCAGAGGAGGCTCATAAACGCGCTCTCCGACCTCAGGGTTGAGTACGATGGTACGGTTAGAACGCTGTATGGAGAGATGATCCAGACTCTCTACGGTGGAGATGGAGTCCATCCAATGCAAAGTGCACATGGCAAGACCATAGATGTAGATAGAGTCCTAGAGAGAGTAGTTGGTTGGAAGAGGTGA
- the rpoA2 gene encoding DNA-directed RNA polymerase subunit A'' codes for MINNTDNEYLEQKLSELSKKVPASIISKLRESITNSPIEITRDEIDKIIEIVMKDYLSSLVHPGEAIGVVAAQSIGEPGTQMTLRTFHFAGVRELNVTLGLPRLIEIVDARKVPSTPMMTIYLNEEYAKDRDMALEVARRIEYTRVEHVVETVNLDVGGMGIILKLDPVLLKDKGLSTEDVEKVIKKLKMGDYRVENSDEYTIAIYFENMETVTGLFKAREKILSTKIKGVKGIKRAIIRKKGDEYVIITDGSNLEGVLGVKGVDVSRIETNNLHEVESVLGVEAARELITREIKRVLEEQGLDVDIRHIELVSDIMTRTGEVRQIGRHGVTGEKTSVLARAAFEVTVKHLLDAAARGDMEEFKGVVENIIIGQPIKLGTGMVELLMRPANR; via the coding sequence ATGATAAATAACACAGATAATGAATATCTGGAACAGAAGTTATCCGAATTAAGTAAAAAAGTTCCTGCCTCAATTATATCAAAGTTAAGGGAATCAATAACTAATTCCCCTATAGAGATTACAAGGGATGAAATAGACAAAATAATAGAAATAGTAATGAAAGACTATCTAAGTTCCCTTGTCCATCCTGGAGAGGCAATAGGTGTTGTGGCTGCCCAATCAATAGGCGAGCCGGGTACGCAGATGACATTGAGGACCTTCCACTTTGCGGGTGTAAGGGAGTTAAACGTAACCCTAGGTCTTCCGAGGCTCATAGAGATTGTAGATGCGAGGAAAGTTCCTTCAACTCCTATGATGACCATTTATCTCAACGAGGAGTATGCAAAGGACCGTGATATGGCATTAGAGGTTGCTAGGAGAATCGAATATACTAGAGTGGAGCATGTGGTGGAGACGGTTAACCTGGACGTTGGTGGTATGGGCATTATACTCAAACTTGATCCAGTACTGCTTAAAGATAAGGGATTATCCACAGAGGATGTGGAAAAGGTCATCAAGAAGCTCAAGATGGGCGATTATAGGGTAGAAAACTCCGATGAATATACAATAGCGATATACTTTGAAAACATGGAGACAGTGACCGGATTATTCAAGGCTAGAGAGAAAATCCTTTCAACGAAAATAAAAGGGGTTAAGGGAATTAAGAGGGCGATAATCAGGAAAAAGGGTGACGAATACGTTATTATTACCGATGGGTCTAACCTTGAGGGTGTTCTTGGAGTTAAGGGAGTTGATGTCTCGAGGATAGAGACAAATAATCTACACGAGGTAGAAAGCGTGCTGGGTGTGGAGGCAGCAAGGGAGTTAATAACGAGAGAGATAAAGAGGGTCCTCGAGGAACAGGGTCTGGACGTCGATATTAGACATATCGAACTAGTTTCCGATATAATGACAAGGACAGGGGAAGTTAGGCAGATAGGGAGGCATGGTGTCACAGGTGAAAAGACTAGCGTATTGGCAAGAGCCGCCTTCGAGGTTACAGTAAAACACCTTCTCGATGCCGCTGCTAGAGGTGACATGGAAGAGTTTAAAGGAGTGGTAGAAAACATTATTATAGGCCAACCAATTAAGCTGGGTACCGGAATGGTTGAACTTTTAATGAGACCCGCAAATAGGTGA
- a CDS encoding 3,4-dihydroxy-2-butanone-4-phosphate synthase, with protein sequence MLRLEEIRKDLEAGIPVLIYDFDGREEEVDMVFYAGAVSWKSVKALRALAGGLICYATGKKEAELLGLPFQVDILRSSQELSRLVKRPKYNDEPAFSIWVNHVDTVTGISDQDRALTITELHKVVSHLSEDSENYKELFYEKFYSPGHVPILISRGIRNRRGHTELSVALAEALGLERSMLFAEMLGEKTSLRKEEAIKFAKHNGFHFLEGKDILQEVVA encoded by the coding sequence ATGCTAAGGTTGGAAGAGATAAGAAAGGATCTGGAAGCCGGTATCCCAGTTTTGATATACGATTTTGACGGTAGGGAGGAAGAGGTGGACATGGTATTTTACGCCGGTGCTGTCTCCTGGAAAAGTGTGAAAGCTCTGAGAGCTCTGGCTGGGGGTCTAATTTGTTATGCCACTGGGAAAAAGGAGGCAGAGTTGCTGGGTCTTCCTTTCCAGGTCGATATTCTAAGGAGTAGTCAGGAGCTTTCGAGACTCGTGAAGAGGCCCAAATATAATGACGAGCCAGCTTTCTCCATATGGGTCAATCACGTGGATACCGTGACAGGGATATCGGACCAAGATAGGGCCCTTACCATAACAGAACTCCATAAAGTAGTGTCACATCTAAGTGAAGATAGCGAGAACTACAAGGAGTTGTTCTACGAGAAATTCTATTCTCCGGGTCACGTCCCCATACTCATTTCCAGAGGAATTAGAAATAGACGTGGACACACTGAACTGAGTGTAGCGTTAGCAGAGGCACTGGGTCTAGAGAGGAGTATGCTCTTCGCCGAAATGTTGGGAGAGAAGACTAGCCTGAGAAAGGAAGAGGCCATAAAGTTTGCAAAGCATAACGGGTTTCATTTCCTAGAGGGGAAGGACATTCTACAAGAGGTGGTAGCGTGA
- a CDS encoding 50S ribosomal protein L30e, translating into MSQSITFESEIKVLLKTGKVLLGSKRTIKALKMGKLKGVIVASTLRGDIKSDIMRYASLAGIPVVEYKGSGWELGTIMGKPFLVSAVGVEELGDSQIMKLANG; encoded by the coding sequence ATGTCACAATCAATTACTTTCGAGTCAGAAATTAAGGTCCTTCTCAAGACAGGCAAAGTACTCCTAGGAAGTAAAAGGACTATAAAGGCCTTGAAGATGGGGAAGTTAAAGGGTGTGATAGTGGCTTCAACGCTCAGAGGTGATATAAAGAGTGATATCATGAGATACGCATCTTTAGCTGGGATCCCAGTAGTCGAATATAAGGGAAGCGGATGGGAATTAGGAACTATTATGGGTAAGCCTTTTCTTGTATCTGCTGTGGGCGTAGAAGAGCTTGGAGATTCTCAGATAATGAAATTAGCGAATGGATAG
- a CDS encoding cobyrinate a,c-diamide synthase, protein MLPRVLVSADRSGSGKTLVTSGIMKALSKRMNVRGFKVGPDYIDTGYHKLATGRPSINLDLFMMGEEGVKKSLVKYSRGSDISVIEGVMGLYDGHGIEYSTYRLSQATQTPIILVLDCSSMGTTAAALIHGLKSFGNANIKGVIFNKIASEPHYSYCREKVTDVKVLGYIPRINLTVPSRHLGLFTIETYNKAMEAVEEMSRLVESFIDLDEIVNIASEAPDIQVDLEDDTTSKKKGIMAIAYDSAFSFYYQENLDILSKFYTIKLFSPINNETVDEADFIYLGGGYPELFPKELSESYSTIKWIRESVYSGIPVIAECGGLMYLSSYIRTKEGKFPMVGVYDMGISMSKLTLGYRMTDIIEDIPLGRTGDIIRGHEFHTSSPEYVNEKRFTLKHRNGKGIQDGFDGVRVNNAIGSYLHVHLASLRLSL, encoded by the coding sequence ATGCTTCCCAGAGTTCTGGTCTCAGCTGATCGTAGTGGATCAGGAAAGACTCTCGTAACATCAGGTATCATGAAGGCCCTCTCGAAAAGAATGAATGTGAGAGGCTTCAAGGTTGGACCAGACTACATTGATACAGGATACCACAAACTAGCTACTGGAAGACCATCAATTAACCTAGATCTTTTTATGATGGGAGAGGAGGGTGTAAAAAAGTCCCTTGTTAAGTATTCCCGCGGAAGTGATATTTCTGTAATAGAGGGAGTGATGGGGCTCTATGATGGCCATGGTATAGAGTATAGCACATATAGGTTATCTCAGGCTACTCAGACTCCAATTATCCTTGTCCTTGACTGTAGTTCCATGGGCACTACGGCTGCGGCTCTAATTCATGGGCTCAAGAGTTTTGGTAATGCAAATATAAAAGGCGTTATCTTTAACAAGATAGCCTCTGAGCCCCACTATTCCTATTGCAGGGAGAAGGTGACTGATGTCAAAGTGTTAGGTTATATTCCAAGGATTAACTTAACAGTACCCTCTAGGCATCTTGGACTTTTCACGATTGAAACCTATAACAAGGCCATGGAAGCGGTTGAGGAAATGTCTAGACTGGTGGAATCTTTCATAGACCTCGATGAGATAGTAAACATTGCTAGTGAGGCCCCTGATATACAAGTAGACTTGGAGGACGACACAACGAGCAAGAAGAAAGGTATCATGGCAATTGCATACGATTCTGCATTTTCTTTTTACTATCAGGAAAACTTGGATATACTCAGTAAGTTCTATACTATCAAACTGTTTAGCCCAATAAATAACGAGACTGTGGATGAGGCAGATTTTATCTACCTTGGCGGAGGATATCCGGAACTGTTCCCCAAAGAACTTTCTGAGTCCTACTCTACTATCAAGTGGATAAGGGAGTCAGTCTATTCAGGAATCCCAGTTATTGCAGAATGTGGAGGACTCATGTATCTCTCAAGTTATATCAGAACTAAGGAAGGTAAGTTCCCCATGGTGGGTGTTTACGATATGGGAATTTCAATGAGCAAGCTTACTCTAGGTTACAGGATGACAGATATCATAGAAGATATTCCTCTCGGAAGGACAGGAGACATCATTAGGGGACACGAATTTCACACCTCATCTCCAGAATATGTTAATGAGAAAAGGTTTACACTAAAACATAGAAATGGAAAAGGTATACAGGACGGTTTCGATGGTGTTAGGGTAAATAACGCGATAGGATCTTATCTTCATGTGCATTTAGCCAGTTTGAGACTGTCTCTTTAA
- a CDS encoding bifunctional nuclease family protein, with protein sequence MAEQEHDLIGVNKVDAFISPMNGVPVIICYLEDGREFNLFYVPPDIVNAINKLLKNEPNDTGSLSELARRETVYDIISFIPEVIEELEKRVTQVIIDDIQDDIYIATVELNFGGLIIQKRMIPSHAIYLALLTGKPIKVKKELVDRSTERGNKA encoded by the coding sequence ATGGCTGAACAGGAGCACGATCTCATAGGAGTAAATAAGGTAGATGCTTTCATATCGCCCATGAACGGTGTGCCAGTAATAATATGCTATCTAGAGGATGGTAGGGAATTCAATCTGTTTTATGTTCCCCCTGATATAGTAAATGCAATAAACAAATTACTAAAAAATGAACCTAATGATACTGGAAGTCTATCGGAGCTGGCCAGGAGGGAGACAGTATATGATATTATCTCGTTTATCCCAGAAGTAATAGAGGAGTTGGAGAAAAGAGTCACTCAGGTTATCATTGACGATATACAAGATGATATTTACATTGCTACGGTGGAGTTAAACTTTGGCGGTTTAATAATCCAAAAGAGAATGATCCCAAGCCATGCTATATATCTTGCCCTATTGACCGGGAAACCAATAAAGGTAAAGAAGGAGCTGGTAGATAGATCTACAGAGAGAGGAAATAAAGCCTAA
- a CDS encoding DUF2208 domain-containing protein: MSSATPNPYNWKFALISQTYLVVISIVLGFYPKYFLEAFISYFIIIMAITFSMTYKSNPMLRDRKLMMEVANSGTLYEEKNANDLVMKDEEYQREYMQFAKKNMTMLFSYLIYIVVLFFVYSYVSKIATSQTDPYYRLAVYLVYFEIIYLFGFFVYRRLFKPSMMSTMAPLSYKVTEKGVIGSGGMSVFLHAKHLLNSNFVVNREKKYVEIDSTEAKYPYKIRLYAKDIDKLLDMLERVKRLELKRQSQTG; encoded by the coding sequence ATGTCTTCAGCGACACCCAATCCTTATAATTGGAAATTTGCGCTTATTAGCCAGACATATCTCGTTGTAATATCTATAGTATTAGGATTTTATCCAAAATATTTCCTTGAGGCGTTTATCTCTTATTTCATTATAATAATGGCAATCACTTTTTCCATGACTTACAAGTCTAATCCAATGCTTAGGGATAGGAAATTAATGATGGAAGTGGCAAATTCTGGAACGTTATATGAGGAGAAGAACGCTAATGATCTTGTCATGAAGGACGAGGAATATCAAAGGGAGTACATGCAGTTCGCCAAGAAGAATATGACCATGTTGTTCTCGTACCTTATCTATATTGTTGTATTATTCTTCGTGTATAGTTACGTTTCTAAAATTGCTACCTCTCAGACGGACCCATATTATAGGCTTGCAGTTTATCTAGTTTATTTTGAAATAATATATCTGTTTGGATTCTTTGTATACAGGAGGCTGTTTAAGCCTAGCATGATGTCAACAATGGCTCCATTAAGTTATAAGGTAACGGAGAAGGGAGTAATTGGATCGGGAGGTATGTCTGTCTTTCTTCACGCCAAGCATTTACTTAACTCCAATTTTGTGGTTAATAGGGAAAAGAAATATGTTGAGATAGACTCGACTGAGGCAAAATATCCATACAAGATTAGACTTTATGCTAAGGATATTGACAAACTATTGGACATGCTGGAGAGAGTAAAGAGACTAGAATTAAAGAGACAGTCTCAAACTGGCTAA
- a CDS encoding 30S ribosomal protein S7: protein MDSYELSKLDIRIFGKWDTKVDIRDPSLKKYISLMPVYLPHSGGRHEHRRFGKARVSIVERLINELMRPGKNKGKKILAYNIVKATFELINARTGQNPLQVLVRAIENSAPREEVTRIMYGGIVYYVAVDVSPQRRVDIVLRNLVDGARQAAFNNPKPIEEALADELIAAANGDNRSFAIRKKEEMERIALSSR, encoded by the coding sequence ATGGATAGTTACGAGCTATCAAAACTGGATATAAGGATATTCGGCAAATGGGATACCAAAGTAGATATACGAGACCCTAGTTTGAAGAAGTATATCTCACTCATGCCAGTATATCTACCTCACTCGGGAGGAAGGCATGAGCATAGGAGGTTTGGAAAAGCTAGGGTCTCCATCGTGGAGAGGTTGATAAATGAGCTGATGAGGCCGGGAAAGAATAAGGGAAAGAAGATCCTGGCATATAACATTGTGAAGGCTACCTTTGAGCTGATTAATGCTAGAACAGGTCAAAATCCTCTGCAGGTATTAGTTAGGGCTATTGAGAACTCAGCGCCTAGGGAAGAGGTGACAAGGATCATGTACGGTGGAATAGTTTATTACGTCGCTGTTGACGTCTCTCCCCAAAGAAGAGTGGATATAGTTCTAAGGAACCTAGTAGATGGTGCTAGACAGGCTGCGTTTAACAATCCGAAGCCCATAGAGGAGGCATTGGCTGATGAGCTAATCGCTGCTGCCAACGGTGATAACAGAAGCTTCGCCATAAGGAAGAAAGAAGAGATGGAAAGGATAGCCCTGAGCTCCAGATAA
- the tuf gene encoding translation elongation factor EF-1 subunit alpha codes for MSQKPHLNLIVIGHVDHGKSTLVGRLLMDRGFLDEKTIKEAEEAAKKLGKESEKYAFLLDRLKEERERGVTINLTFMRFETKKYFFTIIDAPGHRDFVKNMITGASQADAAILAVSARKGEFESGMSLEGQTREHIILAKTMGLNQVIVAITKMDVAEPPYDQKRYNEIKETIEKFMKSFGFDMSKVKFIPIVSITGENVTKRSENMKWYNGPTLEEALDMLEIPPKPVDKPLRLPIQEVYSISGVGTVPVGRVESGVMKVGDKIVFMPAGKSAEVRSIETHHTKLEKAEPGDNIGFNVRGIDKKDVKRGDVVGHTTNPPTVAEEFTARVIVVWHPTALAVGYTPVVHVHTASIACRVSEIVARLDPKTGKEAEKNPQFIKQGESAIVKFKPIKPLCVEKFSDFPPLGRFAMRDMGKTVGVGVINDVKPSKIEIK; via the coding sequence ATGTCTCAAAAGCCACACTTGAATTTGATTGTTATAGGACACGTAGACCACGGAAAGAGCACTCTAGTTGGAAGACTTTTAATGGATAGGGGTTTCTTGGATGAAAAGACCATTAAAGAGGCAGAGGAAGCTGCAAAGAAGCTAGGAAAAGAGTCAGAGAAATACGCTTTCCTTCTAGATAGGCTCAAGGAGGAGAGGGAAAGAGGTGTTACAATCAACCTAACATTCATGAGATTCGAGACAAAGAAGTACTTCTTTACTATAATTGATGCTCCTGGGCACAGGGACTTCGTCAAGAACATGATCACTGGAGCTAGTCAGGCCGACGCAGCAATATTGGCAGTTTCGGCTAGAAAAGGTGAATTTGAGTCAGGAATGAGCCTAGAGGGTCAGACTAGAGAGCACATAATACTTGCCAAGACCATGGGTCTTAACCAAGTTATCGTAGCTATCACAAAGATGGACGTAGCAGAACCGCCATACGATCAGAAGAGATATAATGAGATAAAGGAGACCATCGAGAAGTTCATGAAGTCCTTCGGATTTGACATGTCTAAGGTTAAGTTCATCCCAATTGTCTCAATCACTGGTGAGAATGTAACCAAGAGATCAGAAAACATGAAGTGGTATAACGGACCCACGCTGGAGGAAGCCCTAGATATGTTGGAGATCCCACCGAAGCCAGTTGACAAGCCTCTAAGGCTACCCATACAGGAAGTCTATTCAATATCAGGTGTTGGTACCGTACCAGTCGGCAGAGTTGAGAGCGGTGTCATGAAGGTGGGCGATAAGATAGTTTTCATGCCTGCAGGGAAATCCGCAGAGGTCAGATCTATCGAGACTCACCACACTAAGTTGGAGAAAGCAGAACCAGGAGACAACATTGGTTTCAACGTGAGGGGTATAGACAAGAAAGATGTTAAGAGGGGAGATGTAGTAGGTCATACTACTAACCCACCCACAGTTGCTGAGGAATTCACGGCGAGGGTAATAGTTGTGTGGCATCCAACAGCTCTGGCAGTTGGTTATACCCCGGTCGTTCACGTTCACACAGCGAGCATTGCTTGTAGGGTTTCGGAGATAGTAGCAAGATTGGATCCGAAGACCGGTAAGGAGGCTGAAAAGAACCCACAATTCATTAAGCAAGGAGAGTCGGCTATAGTCAAGTTCAAGCCCATAAAGCCGTTATGTGTTGAGAAGTTCAGCGACTTCCCGCCATTAGGAAGATTTGCTATGAGGGATATGGGCAAGACTGTAGGTGTGGGAGTAATAAACGACGTTAAGCCCAGTAAGATAGAGATAAAGTGA
- a CDS encoding NusA-like transcription termination signal-binding factor: protein MPDIKLTPEEMRYMSLFQDVTKVTVRDCVIDEEGNRIIFLVDPENMGMAIGKGGMNIKKLKKIIGKDIEVVAYSENLEDLIKNLMSPARVKSVKTIDSNSRKTVHVTVDPQDKAIAIGKAGRNVSRAKIILKRYMDIDSVIIN from the coding sequence GTGCCTGATATAAAGTTAACCCCTGAAGAAATGCGATACATGTCCCTTTTCCAAGACGTTACAAAGGTCACTGTTAGGGACTGTGTAATAGATGAGGAAGGCAATAGAATAATTTTCCTAGTAGATCCAGAAAATATGGGAATGGCTATTGGAAAAGGAGGAATGAACATCAAAAAACTAAAGAAGATTATCGGTAAGGACATCGAGGTAGTAGCATATAGCGAAAACTTGGAAGATCTTATAAAGAACCTTATGTCTCCCGCTAGGGTTAAGAGCGTCAAAACTATAGATAGTAATTCAAGGAAGACGGTACACGTAACAGTAGATCCTCAAGACAAGGCTATAGCAATCGGTAAAGCAGGCAGAAACGTTTCTCGGGCCAAAATAATTTTAAAAAGATACATGGACATAGACTCCGTGATAATTAATTAA
- a CDS encoding 30S ribosomal protein S12: MADKSPKGIFAARKLKLRRLKFRWSQRKFKTRVLQLKKRFDPLQGAPMARGVVLEKVGIESRQPNSAVRKCVRVQLVKNGRVVTAFVPGDGGVNFIDEHDEVIIAGIGGTLGRSMGDLPGVRYKVIMVNGVSLDSLYKGKKQKPVR; the protein is encoded by the coding sequence TTGGCAGATAAGTCTCCAAAAGGTATATTTGCGGCTAGAAAATTAAAGCTCAGAAGATTAAAGTTTAGGTGGAGTCAGAGGAAGTTCAAGACCAGGGTATTGCAATTAAAGAAGAGATTTGATCCTTTGCAAGGAGCTCCCATGGCAAGGGGTGTGGTTCTGGAGAAAGTTGGGATAGAGTCTAGACAACCCAATTCAGCTGTAAGAAAGTGTGTAAGGGTTCAGCTAGTCAAGAACGGGAGAGTCGTAACTGCGTTCGTTCCAGGTGACGGTGGAGTGAACTTTATAGACGAACACGACGAGGTGATTATAGCCGGAATAGGTGGCACTTTGGGTAGGTCCATGGGTGATTTGCCCGGAGTAAGATATAAGGTAATAATGGTAAACGGAGTCTCCCTTGATTCGTTGTACAAGGGGAAGAAGCAAAAGCCCGTTAGATAA